ACCTGTTCCAGCTCCACGCGGAGCGAATCCGTACCACCGGAGTCCGAGGGCTCTTCACTCTCCAGCACCGACGAGAGATGGTCCGAGGGCAAATCCAGCGCTTCCGAGATGGCCGCAAGGGTGCGCGCACTGCGCTTGCGTGGCTTGAGGTTGTTCTGGAGCTCGCGCACGGTCATCGGTGCGACGTCGGCCCGCCGCGTGAGTTCCTGCTGTGTCATGTCGAGCTCGCCCATACGGCGCTTGATCACCTCGGACACGGCGGCCCAGTCCTTCGGCATCGACCCTCCCCGGGTTGCTGGTTTCGTCGACAATCCTAGCCCTACCAGGGCTTTCGCAGAAACCTCAGGACAAGACTTGACATCGCCAATGTCGTCGATAGTATTGGCGACAGCTTCAGTCGCTCACTTCGCAGCAGACGTAGAAGCCGCAAGAAAAGCTCCGCCCGGTGCGGCAACACCGGACGGAGCGCACATCGAAGTTTCTGGAGTAACGATGC
This window of the Haloactinomyces albus genome carries:
- a CDS encoding helix-turn-helix domain-containing protein → MPKDWAAVSEVIKRRMGELDMTQQELTRRADVAPMTVRELQNNLKPRKRSARTLAAISEALDLPSDHLSSVLESEEPSDSGGTDSLRVELEQVKQTLADLAERLEIVERRQAADDTRP